One Pseudorasbora parva isolate DD20220531a chromosome 4, ASM2467924v1, whole genome shotgun sequence genomic region harbors:
- the mb gene encoding myoglobin, with protein sequence MADHELVLKCWGAVEADYTAHGGEVLTRLFKEYPDTQKLFPKFVGIAQSDLAGNAAVAAHGATVLKKLGELLKAKGDHAALLKPLANTHAKTHKIALNNFRLITEILVKVMAEKAGLDAAGQSALRKVMDVVIGDIDGYYKEIGFAG encoded by the exons ATGGCCGATCATGAGCTGGTCCTGAAGTGCTGGGGGGCGGTGGAGGCCGACTACACGGCCCACGGAGGAGAAGTCCTGACCCG CTTGTTCAAGGAGTATCCGGACACGCAGAAGCTCTTCCCGAAGTTCGTGGGCATCGCGCAGTCGGATCTGGCGGGAAACGCGGCGGTGGCGGCCCACGGGGCGACCGTCCTGAAGAAGCTGGGCGAGCTGCTGAAGGCCAAAGGGGATCACGCCGCCCTCCTCAAACCGCTGGCCAACACACACGCCAAAACACACAAGATCGCCCTCAACAACTTCAGG CTGATCACGGAGATCCTGGTGAAGGTGATGGCGGAGAAGGCCGGGCTCGACGCCGCGGGACAGAGCGCGCTGAGGAAAGTCATGGACGTCGTTATCGGCGACATCGACGGTTACTACAAGGAGATCGGATTCGCCGGTTAA